The genomic DNA TTCTCCCCCCTAGCTTTTCAAAAAACGCTACTAAAGGCTTATTATGTTGACCAAACAAAAGACACATTTGCCCTCTGTCACATtccaagggtatttttggttttctataattttggctttttatttttaatttctatttctattagGGTTGTTTGTCTTGTAGCTAAAAGTTGTTGGGATATTTTCCCCTTTTGTCTTTTCACTTTTTTGTCTTATAGCTTAGGTGGTTAGAGAGCTTTGTTTGGTAACTAAAGTGAAGTTGTTGATGTTTTCATTTAGAAAACAGTCCAAAAGGTTAAGAAGAATAGGAGATGTCTCGAGTGTTTGAAGCGGCTGATTTTATTCTAAGTTAGAAGAGTCTGGCTTAGGTATTTTATTATAAGGGGTATTTCAATCTTTGTGTAGGCTAAATAAAAACCTTGTAATTACCACCcataatgtctataaataggatacATAGGGCAAGACAGTCACAGATGATCATTCATTCTCTATGATTGAGTACAATGTGTGTGAGAGGAAAGACTTGTGTCCAAGAaagtctttgtaatctccaaAAAAGGTTGTACTCAGGTGAAATAGAGATGGAAGAGTGAGATATTGATCATTCCAAAAGTCTTTGAATACGAGTGAGACTGCtgtaaagaagaaaggaagtacTGTGTAAAAAAGTGTTTGTAATCTCTTGAGTGCAGTGAATTCGTGAGtcagaaaggaagaagagagggacTTCTTGTAACCATTCTACACTCGATTTCTAATGGACTAAGTAATGAGCTAAGGCCGATGGTCAAAATGTTGCAACCCAATTTGGTAAGACAAGTGACAGAGAAGGCTTGTTTGCATGAGTTATCATTGTAAACGTTTGTTAAGAAGCACGGGACTGTAATAGAAGGGTATCCTCGGAGTAGTAAGGAAGTGGGAGAAAACGCTTCGACGACGGCCTCAGATCGAAGTCAAGGAAAAGAGCAACCTCAAGCAACCAAATCTCCTATTATGGAGTCTAAGAGAAGACTCAGACTATGCTTTAAATGCAGGGACAAATTCACTTCGGGCCACTAATGCAGAAGGCAATTGCTACATATGGAGGGTTTAAAGAAAGACAATAAAGGAGAGCTAGCCAGAGTTGGATAAAGGAACAATAAGATCAAcagtaataagtttcttggggatgAGAAACATTTAAGGGGGGGAAATTTGTGACATTCCAAGGGTAGTATTTATAATTGTTAAAacatttgtactagattagtGGAATAAATATCAGAAAGTTTATGTAAAAATAGTGCTGTTTTTTGTCCTATTTAGTTGGTTAGGAAAAGTTTTTTGGAAGGATTGTTTCTAAAATGACAGTTGGCCGGTTATTAGATGTAATGGTCAGTTGGGGGGCATTTATTTTCTGTCATTGTAACTCCCGCCCtatggcttataaatagggatTGAGAGGGGGCTGGTGTGCGGTATCTTCATATATTCTATCTTGTGAGCGAGTGGGTATGAATGTGTGCTTAGAGTGAGGCAGGTATAGCTGTGTATACTCTGGGTTGGGAACTCTATAATTTTAGGTTATTTGGGCTATGAGAGAGTTATGTTATAGCCCAAATCTCCTATTATGGAGTCCAAGAGAAGACTCGGActatgctttaaatgcaaggacaAATTCAATTCGGGCCACCAATGCAAAAGGCAATTGCTGCATATGGAGGGTTTAGAGAAAGACAATGAAGGAAAGCCAGCCAGAGTTGGATAAAGGAACAATAAGATCAAcagtaataagtttcttggggacgaGAACCATTTCAAGGGGGGAAAATTTTGTTACATTCCAAGGGTAGAATTTGTAATTGTTAGAacatttgtactagattagtGGAATGAATATCATAAAGTTTATGTAAAAATAGTGTTGTTTTTTGTCCTCTTTAGTTGGTTAGGGAAAGTCTTCTAGAAGGATTGTTTCTAGAAGGATAGCTGGTCAGTTATTAGATGTAACGGTTAGTTGGGGGGCGTTTATTTTCAATCATTGTAACTCCCTCCCtatggcttataaataggggtcgggAGGGGGCAAGTGTGCGGTATCTTCATATATTCTATCTTGAGAGCGAGTGGGTATGAATGTGTGCTTAGAGTGAGGCAGGTATAGTTGTGTATACTCTAAGTTGGGAACTCTATAGTTTCAAGTTATTTGGGCTATGAGAGAGTTCTGTCAAGACGTATGTTATAACCTATACAAGATAGTGGAAAAGTGAAGGCTAAGAcaatctggatgtaggtctcgaTTTGAGACTGGACTAGGATAAGTCTTGTGGtgttcttgattttgttttatgttcttTAATACTGGGTTCTTGTTATTCTTGTTACCATGAGGTTTTTGAAAGATTCTATCTATGACTTAGTGAGTGTGAGTGTCCTAGAGGGTGTTGTGTTCCTactcttaacaataattttggttttatttttaatttctatttctattagAGCTATTTGTCTTGTAGCTAGAGGCTATtaggatttttttcttttccccttttgtcttgtagctaaAGTGGTTGCAGCTGTGAACCTATATATTGAGCCACAGCCTAACGTTGGATCAGATGAATGGTATTGAtgaatattttgtaattctctctaatcttcttctctttgtgATCACTCCCTTTCTCTTGAATACTctcattttcttattgtttctcTTCCTTCCATCTGATATCTTCCTCTAAATTCTTCTATTAATCTTCCAAATTCCCTTTCACACCATAGCTCAATCCTAGGGGTGTGAcgatgagagggagagaaacaacaaaaaaatgagagtattcgagagaaagggagaggagatcacagaaagaagaagaagattagagAGAATTATAGAATATTCATCAATACCATTCATGAAATCCAACGTCATGCTATGGCTTAATATATAGGCTTACAACTACAACCACTTTAGCTACAAGACAAAGGCTATAACCGCCTTAGCTATAggacaaaagggaaaaagacgagaaagagaaaatatccTAATAGTCTCTAGTTACAAAACAAATAaccctaatagaaataaaaattaaaacataaaataaaatcaaaattacaaatactgcccttgaaatgtttcttgtttCCAAGAAACTTAACCGTCGATCCTATTGTTCCTTTATCCAACTCTAGCTAGCTCTCCTACTTCATCGACTTCCTCTAACCCTCCATATGCAACAACTACCTTTTGCATTGGTGGCTCAAACTAAATTTGCCCCCGCATTTAAAACACTGTCCGAGTCTTCTCCAGGACTCCATAATAAGAGATTTGGCAGCACTAGGATGCTATTTCCTCTAAGTCCAATCTGAGGCTGCCTTCTAAGCATTTTCTCCCACCACCAAACTGCTCCAAGGATACCCTTCTGTTACAGCTCTGtgctttttaaaaataaccTCTAGGGCCATCTCCTACAACTTGGCCTTCTTTGCAGCCTATTGACGGTAGTGGGTTACATCATCTTAACTACCAGTCATAACTCCTCATTTAAGCCACTAATAAAACTGGATATGAGGTAGGCTTCATCCAATGTGGGGTGCGCGACATCAATCAACGCcttaagttcttgaaacctCACGAGATACTTGTCCACCGATCCTTCTTGCTTCATTTTGTTAAACTCTTCTATAATGTCCACCATCTTCCTTTCTTCAAACCTCCTGCACAATCCTTCTATAAACTCCGGCCAACTTAGGATTGTTCTTCCCTAGCTCCACCCCTGAAACCATATATCCCTAGTGTCATTAAGGTATGTTGCCGCTACCTTTTGCTCTTCCGCCACCcgatattaataaaaaaaaccgTTCACACCTACGAACCCGCCATCTTAGGTTGTCTCCTTTGAACATCGAGATGTCAAGTCTTGGCATAGGAATTGGATTTTGATGGGCCTGAACGCCTCTTACCACTGGTTCTGTCCTCAACTTGGGTGTCTCATCTGCCACCTCTTGGTCTGGAGTTTGACGTCCGGATTGGCCCCCTGCGAGTATTGGAGCTGGGTTGGTCCTTAGCGAAAAATCTACAGACAAGCATTCACATTCGAAAGCTTGGAGAACAAGGCCAAGACTGTGCTTAGTTACTGCCCAAACCCAAAAAATTCCTCCCGAAGATGGGAGAAATCTTCTCTTAGATTTCTCTCCATTGCCATCGTTTTCGCTCAACCTTGACTCACTTCTTCTTAGGTCTGGCGCAGGCCAAGCTCCATCATTTCTAATCTCTACTTGATCTACACCTAGTTCTATCGGATGCCCAGCTCCATCGCATCCAATCGTGATTCCAACTGTTTCATCAGTGTCCCTTCTGCCATCACTGGGTTCGCCTGCTACCAACTTGCTGGAAAAGTCAACGAAGGTAGTCGGTCGTCTTTGCCTAGGTGATCTCCAACTCACCGATCCTAATAGGTGTACTCTTCTGTCCTAAACTGCCCAAAATTCCAATTGCTTGGAATTTGCTGCTCATTGGATTGTTTGAACTGATTGGTCGAGAATCACttggttgctctgataccaattgtcagacCCTTTGGGATTGAGCTAGGGAATGAAAAAGGAACTAGGAAGattaagagaagaatttggggGAGAGATCATATGGGAGGGAGAGAAACGACAAGAAGATGAGACTATTTGAGAAAAAGGGGAGAGGAGAtcacaaagagaagaagaaaattagagagaattacAGAAAATTCATCAATACCATTCATGAAATTCAATGTCAAGCTGTGACTCAATATATAGACTCATAGCTGTAACCACTTTAGCTACAGGACAAAAGGAGAAAagacaagaaagagaaaatatccTAACAGCTTCTAACTACAAGACAAATAATACTAacagaaatagaaattaaaacagaaaataaagccAAAATTACAAATACTACCCTTAGAATGTGATAGTATGTACCATTGTGAGGGAGCATTGTAGTAAATTATTTTCCAGAAGTTGGTGGTTTGCAGTTTGTTACAGTGAGCGCCAACTTGCTTCAGTTACATCCTGTAACTGACTGTTGATTAGATGTATAAAAAGCTAATCCGACTTGTATTGAGATCATAACAACAATTCAAtacattttctctaatttctctccGTTCCTATCTCtgttttctctctatttctctttgtttctatctctgcttctctctctctacattcgTCTTGCTCGTTCTACGTTTCTGTCATTCCAAATACCTAAATTCAAGACCTAGGTCTTGACACATATCTAGGTTCGAATTTGAAGTGTtcatatttgatttgtttagaTATAAGCCAAGCTTAGTATCAGTATCACGTAGGCCGGTTCCTCTATTACAACAAAATAGAATAAACATGCGTTCTGCAATTTATACGCTTAACCTTTTCCGTAACTAAATACATGCGATTCcattcataaaaaattgaagcaGATCTATTTTGAGTCTGAAGGACACGTTAATTAAACCCTACCAGCGTAACGCTCACAATCAAAGTCTCATCTTCCAGCAAAGTATATCTAGATCGCTGGATGAACTAAACAATTGCGCTAGCGCgagcacacacacacagacatatatatatatatatatatatagagagagagagagagagagagaaagagatgcgATTACGTTTTCCTCCAACAAAAACCTTCTGAATGGGATTTCCTCCAACGAGCGACCCGTAGATCTTAGATTTCAACGACGACAAGGACGAAGCGGGCTCTTCTTCTTCCCGAAATCGGAGTACGACGACGAACAGTCACCGTGAAGCTGCTTGGCGATCTTCATCTTCTCCACCAGGAGTCACCGTTCGGATCCGTACCCCCTATGTGCATTGCCATTTCTACGAACTCCGATACCAAGATAGAAGAGGGAACGAGGGCGAAGATACTTTTAAAGCTAACACGAGGGTTTTGTGAAGGCGGAACGAGATGAGTCCCGAGCCTGAGCCTCGTTTAGCCGGATTAGTTGGTTGGGCGAAATTCAAAAGACACTCGGAAAACTCCACCGCCTTTTCTCTACATCGATGCAATATGCGACGGCGTTAATAGACGGCCTCCTTTTTGGATCTAGAGAAGGCCCAAGGAAGATCTTGAGGATCTGGACTGGGCCGTCGCTTCATGTGAATGAGTGGACCACCGGCCCATAAAGTCAGGCCCACAATTGATATAAATACAAGTAAGGATGCTTAGAAAATAACTTGGAGATAGAATTGTTAAGAATAGCATACTACAAATTGTTGTTAATTCAGATTATTTTACCATATATACATCCATACTCAAATCAAATTTCAGCCATGTGATAAACCATATCGtaataatcaaaaaatttatccaCAAGATAGATTATATATCATCTTCATATATAATAGATTAATCTTAATATTGAAACTACCTAATTAACTTAGGCCaaactcatatttttctctaaattttacataaaaattttatcaccttgaatttcaaatttgatttattgaatacttaatttttataatttacacttATTAACTACCTAATTATTTAGTTAACATTGAACGCGTGATAAATGTGCCATTAAATATGTGAAAACAAAGCATCAAAACATTATGCCTAGTAGTCACCAGATTACAAACTCACCAATAGATAAGTTATGGGTGATCGATCAAAACAAAGAGGACAAGGAATGGTGAGTCGATCATAGATCGCCGGTcaaagcaaaaagaaaggaaaaaggtgGGTCGATCATGACTCATCAGTTATTGGTAGAAGTAAAAAGGACATAAAATAGTGTGTCAGTTGCATGTCGCCAATAAAGGtaaaaaagacaagaaaaaataGGTTAATTACAAGTCACgataaaaaagaaatgaaatagtGGGTTAATCACGAGTTGCTAGTCAAAGCAAAGATGATGGGTTGGGGACGATCTAGAAAGCGACGGCCAATAGGAGATTTGGTTTTTAATTCGGATCAATGAGAGATGAGAGTAAAAGAAGCAATCGAAGACAAAGAAAAGGAAGGCAAAAGGAAGGATTGGCTtgattggtttttttttattttttatttttatttttcttttttacagcTCATATTGTGTGTAACAAACACATTATTAAGTAgtaaatagatataaattacaaatatttaataaattaaatttatttaaaatttatgggtgataagtttttcatataaagttgaggaaaaaaaaattatagatttgaCCAACTAAGTTATAAGTTATGttgattatatatttagatTAACTTTGTCCTGACTAGCACGCACAACTTGGGAAGAAAATATATCCCACCAATAATACATGAATTGAAATACTATACACATTGCATTGAATATTTTCTCTTTACACAAAAGAGGAGTATGAAAGACAATCGAAGTAACTTTTCGTCGACATATAACATAAGCAACTCTTATATTTGTTGCATCGTCACGTGCAGGTATATGATTCATTTAATCTTTCTCATCCTTTCTCTCAACCACTTGAGGTGTTAGGGCCAGGTGAATTGAGAGGTCCTTATCTTCTGATCAATATGCAGCGGAAAATATCCTCCTGGACTTGGAAACATTGGGGCTCCAGCCCCTAGAAACATTCAATTACAATGTCCAATTCAATGGCCCCTCCATTTTAACATTAAGCTACCAAATGTACGGTTTCGCCACCACGAAACAAATGCCAGTGCTGGCTTTTCGCAATTACTGTGCAGGCAGACCACAAGGAAGTGCAAACTGTTTGGTTGCCtggaaaatgaaaatacatCAGGTGTAGTGCCGAGGGAAACTACCCGGAAAATATCGTGGACATGGAATAAGTCTTGAACCAAAGAGTATTGGGCTCCAGCTTTTAGGAACatccaattacaattacaatCCAGTCTGTTTGGTTGCCTGGAAAATGACAATACAATGGGGGCAGCACTCAGTCTCTTGGGACTTGGGGTAGGGCAGGCTGTCCCGTGTGGTTCCTTGGGAGACATGGGGCTAatgggttttcattttttagtgaGAAGGGATAAGTGTAGATTCTAGGCCCGACAGAATTATGTCCACCCTAATCTCGTCTCTAACAAGCATGagataagagaaaagaaaaaaaaaagggggggaaaTGATTGGACTCCAAGCAAAAAAGTGATCTTGAAAAGCAAATCCTTGTAGATTTTTCTCACTATTCAGAACTTTGCGAGCAAAAGACATACTGATATCACTATTACTGTCACTATTCGACGAGAGAACCTAGGAAAGAGCTTATTACACCTCAAGATCTGCACACAAATAAAGCCTAATTATAAGCTTATTTCGAGGCTGTTTGGGTTAGTGGTTTGACCATTTATAAGTTTATGTAACTTATGAGTTATGTAGTGTTTTTTAGTTAAGTATTTGATAACAACAATCAGTTTAAAAGTTAgataattttaaagttattataatAGCATTTTGTAAAAGTTGATATCCTCAAACTTACATTGACTAAGTAAAAGACTATCCTACTCTCAAAAGTTGGTACCCCTATCATCTTCCCTTCACTTCAGCCATTATCGTCGCCCCTCTTTCATAATCGCCGTCGCCGTCATCTAGGTAAGCCACCACAAATAGCCTCGTGTTGGTGGGTCGTGTCATCGCCACAAGCCTCCCAACGCTGTCAACCCTCTTCCATTATTATCGTCACCATCAAACGCCACCTCCTACTCCATTGCCGGTGATGTCCTAcctgtaagtatatatatattaatggtaatatttttttaataaatatgtataatttatctaatatttaaaaattaatttataattttttataaaaaataatatttttataaattttatttatattattcagcatcatatttattttagtctttttgtcaagttttgacAACTTATCaacttttacaaaccaaacacataactataaattaataacttaaaaagtatatttatccaaatatgCTATTATCTTAAAAGCTACACAACTTATATGCTAACAGCTAATTAACTTAAAAGTTCCAATAAaaaagccaaacagcctcttcaTCTCAAGGTGTTTGCTCAAAGGCTCACAGAAAGTAGTCAAAATGATACCAAGAAAAGGATTTGATTAATCAAACTGGAGGAGCTCTAATGTCAGGCCCAGCTCCAgacccttcttcttcctcgttttCCTGAGACATTTCCTCCAGCGATTTTCCTTTGGATTCAGGCACCAAGAAAGTGAACATGATGCCCAAGAAGTTGACTACGCCGAGAACGATGAGTGAATTCTTCACGCCAATACCAGGTGGGTATCCTTTATCAGTCTTCGCCGGGTTCTTGTCCTGAGCAGCATATAAGAACCCGAACGCCCCGATGATTGCGCCAGCTTTTCCGGCCGCCGCAGAGATTCCATGGCAAGTGGATCTCAACCTCGCCGGGAAAATCTCGGCCGGGACGACGAAGGTTGTCGCGTTCGGCCCGAAATTCGCGAAGAAGAAGGTGAGCGCGTACATGATGACGAAGCCGATCCGGTTGTCCGGATGCTTCCAGTGATTGTAGGGAATGGCCAGGGCGAACATGAACACTGTCATGAAGAAGAAGCCCATCAGCTGAATGGCGAATCTGCCAATTCTGTCGATCAACGCCACGGTGAACCAGTAGCCGGGCACGGTGCTGCAGAGGGCAATGAGAGTCTGAGCTCTCGCGATTCTGAAAACCTCTTCAATGGCGTTCATTGTTTCGGCTTTGGGAATCCACCCAACCGCGGAGAAGATGTCCTTCTGGAAGAGGTTCTGGCTGTAGAAGGCGATGTCGAGGAGGAACCACGTGGAGGTGGTGCCGAGCAAGTGAAGCCCGTGGCGGCGGAGAAACTCCTTCGAGAACAATCCGAAGCTGTTCTTCTGCTCCTGAGCAAGCTTATCCAATTTGTCCGGCTCTGCTTCTAACTCAACCTAAACAAGTATGAAAATATTAGAAACAATGTGTAattataaaagagagaaaaaaattgtcaaaaatattcTAATTACCTGCAACACTTTGGACATATCGGCAGCCGCCTGCTTGGCGTTCTTGGCGATTAGGGCGGTGTACCTGGCAGTTTCCGGCATCTTCATCCGCCAGTAGTAGGTCAGCGCGGCCGGGATGGCTCCGAACATTAGAATTATACGCCAAACATAGTCGGCTTCCGGAACAGTCGAGGCAAGAGGGTTGTCTTTATATGCAGGGGCAGGGAATTTGGACTTGAAAGTAGTAGAAACTATGATGGCCACAACCCCGCCGGTCAAAATTCCGAAGCCTTGCATGGCGAACACGGCAGCGATGAAGGCGCCGCGGGTCTTTTTGTTGGCGTATTCCGACATGATGGTGGCGGAGAGAGGGTAGTCGCCGCCGATGCCGAAGCCGAGCCAGAAGCGGAAGAAGCAGAGAGTGGTCATGACTCCTTTAGCACTGTGGCCAAACGACAAGCCAGAGGCAATTGAGGCGATGACCATGAGCATAAGCGTCATACCATAGACTCTCTTCCTGCCCATTTTGTCTCCGAGCCAACCGAAGAAGAGCTGCCCGGCGAGGGTGCCGCAGAGGGCGACGCCGTTGACGGCGGCGGAGACATTGGGAGGCAGATTCCCCGGCTTGGCGTCCCCGTTGTCGTGGTAATAAATCCGGCCGAGCAGCTTGGTGACCAACGAGATGCAAAACAGATCATAGGCGTCGGTGAAGAAGCCCATGCCGGCGATTACAATTGCCGTGAAGTGGTACCATTGCGTCTTCGCCACATCAAGTGCATTAAGCACTTGCAGCTGCTCTCTCGCCATGGATCAAACCTCTTCCAAAGCTCCAATACAATCTGGAAGACAAGAACAGAGAAGGAGATTATGATAAGATAACTGGGGCTTTTGGAGCGTACCCAAATACCAGTAGGATTAGAAGGGTCAACACTGCGAGTTGGCTCTTATCGTATTAAACTATTAAGCTTGTGGTAGAGCAAAGAAACAAGCTATAAAAGATATTTCGGAAGAAGAcacaggaggaggaggaggactgTTTTTGCAACAGTTTGAAAGTTTTCAAAGATGGCGACTCGGCTGGCTGTGATACATTGGACATGACAGGTGCAACAACCATGTGACCGCTTTTAAGATCGTAGTGTCTCAATAGTCAACAAATTTAAAAAGATATATCATATGAATCATCCACAATAATAAAGACGCAATGTTACGATAACAGCTGTTAAACTCGATCGATCAGATTCTCCCTTTCTTCCAGATAAGTTTTGAATGGATTATTATCTCTGTTTTTTAATCCCTTGCTTTGCTGTTAATTCTGTGCGGATTTAACGGACGGTTAAAAACTAAGTTGGAGTTGcgtaaataagaaattattatcaATCAAGATGGAAGCCTTCACGCGGTGCTGGGAAAGTGCCcagaaaagaacaaacagaatTTTCCCACCGAACAAACAAAGGAACGGAAACCATACATCACCGGGGACGGAGTAGTAATATAATCGTACTTTGAGCGAAAAACAGGGTAATCAATGGCTTGTCCTTagcccccccccaaacaaaaaaaagaaaaacaggtAATCAAACAAAAGAAGACGACGTAGGAATAACGAATGTCGACAAAGACAGAAGAAAAGTCTTGGACTTGAGGCTTACATAATCTAGAAGGGAATCGCCAATTTTTTCTCGTGAAACGCCACTTTTTTCCTACCAAAGAGCGAAAAACAAAGGGTCGCATCATGGGATTTTGACCCAAACTAAAAGTACCcaaaagaaacaatttttaGGACTTTCTTGTTCTGTCGCATGAACTCTTTAAATACAAGAAACTACGAATCCGAAACAAAGTTTAAAAATCGAAATCACGTTAGGAAGGGTTTAAAAATAAGGTAAGATGCTTGAACATAATGGAATCCTTGGATGAACTTTCCTCtcgaagagaaagaagagagatctGGGCTTTCTTAGATTGCAGAACATCCAAACGTACCGGATCTTTTCCAAGTTAAAACACTTTTCTTTGTACCCAACCCATGTAATTTAAGAATAAGAACAAcccagaaaaaaagaaaatcaaattgcaGAAGACACAGCATTTAAACTTCACCCCCacacacgtgtatatatatatataattaattattttgaattcacACTTTATTAAgggatatttaaaatattttataatttgattagTAAAAAACaagtgttaaaaataattttattctctAATGTATCGATTCATGCATGTGTAGACATAATGCCAAGCTTTATAATAAAGCAATATTATCGGAGAAGTAGTGAAGCCCAGAAAATTGTTAGAGAAAAAGAGGAATTAATTCAACGAAAAAGGATCAGAAGAACAACAAACTGGAAGAATTAATCCACTGGGGTTTAGTAATCATACCGTGGCAACACACTGATCACCAAGAGAATGAAACCGAAGCCACACTCCGCTAGAGAAGAAGATTACGTACTGGGTTTGGTTTATATACAGCAGCTCAGAAGATATGAAGGGCCGGGGAGAGCGGGGGGTTGGGGGGCGCTGAACGAGGAAGAAGAGGGCTAGTTTGGTTGGGTATTTAACTCCGAGGGAGAATTGTGTACGGCATCTTCCGCATATTCCCGCTCTCTGCTCCCCACATTAATACGGCTACTGCCCCCTCCCTGATTGCGCCACGTGTGAGTATGGCATCAGAGCTAACGTGGCACGATCGTAGCGGTTACCTTAAATGTCTGCAGCTGAGTCAACAGTCTCCTTTGTCGACACGTTCGTGCTTGGTTGCAAAACAGAACAGAAGCTAAGGCCTGTTCTCTTTATTGTGTTTGGgctgttttgattttttaatttctcaaaatattgaaaatgtgtttattttgttatttttaaaaacacattttaaaaaatgagaaaaaaaattgtaaatgaaACCCAAcattgttgttttgggtgttttcagtgaAAACCCACTCAAAACACCAAAATGCAGAAAACGCGTCCCCCTTCCCCATTGCGCAAACCCACTTTAGAGACCAGATTtatcctctctcctctct from Diospyros lotus cultivar Yz01 chromosome 4, ASM1463336v1, whole genome shotgun sequence includes the following:
- the LOC127799989 gene encoding inorganic phosphate transporter 1-4-like gives rise to the protein MAREQLQVLNALDVAKTQWYHFTAIVIAGMGFFTDAYDLFCISLVTKLLGRIYYHDNGDAKPGNLPPNVSAAVNGVALCGTLAGQLFFGWLGDKMGRKRVYGMTLMLMVIASIASGLSFGHSAKGVMTTLCFFRFWLGFGIGGDYPLSATIMSEYANKKTRGAFIAAVFAMQGFGILTGGVVAIIVSTTFKSKFPAPAYKDNPLASTVPEADYVWRIILMFGAIPAALTYYWRMKMPETARYTALIAKNAKQAAADMSKVLQVELEAEPDKLDKLAQEQKNSFGLFSKEFLRRHGLHLLGTTSTWFLLDIAFYSQNLFQKDIFSAVGWIPKAETMNAIEEVFRIARAQTLIALCSTVPGYWFTVALIDRIGRFAIQLMGFFFMTVFMFALAIPYNHWKHPDNRIGFVIMYALTFFFANFGPNATTFVVPAEIFPARLRSTCHGISAAAGKAGAIIGAFGFLYAAQDKNPAKTDKGYPPGIGVKNSLIVLGVVNFLGIMFTFLVPESKGKSLEEMSQENEEEEGSGAGPDIRAPPV